Proteins encoded within one genomic window of Kibdelosporangium phytohabitans:
- a CDS encoding helix-turn-helix transcriptional regulator gives MSIARAERLVNLVLCLLSTRQFLSAERIRSIVPGYADAPTTEAFSRMFERDKTELRELGIPLETGRNNGFDGFDAVDGYRIARRDYELGDIDLEPDEAAAVALAARLWDSPELTGAAHRAIIKLRAAGVDVDQTSPAIVEPKVRTAEPSFSPLLGAVQAGKAVTFSYRRPTPAELRSRTIEPWGVVSWRGRWYVVGHDRDRGAPRCFRLSRIVGDVKVVGPADSVPRPENINLLDFVATTGSEPAPAATAKVWVARGKAAGVRRRAKVLGTRQIGGVAGDEVELELRFPESAASWLAGFGPDVLVIEPEVLRKSVYERLLEAAR, from the coding sequence GTGTCCATCGCCCGTGCGGAACGCCTGGTGAACCTGGTGCTCTGCTTGTTGTCCACCCGGCAGTTCCTGTCCGCTGAGCGGATCCGCTCGATCGTGCCCGGGTACGCCGACGCGCCCACCACCGAGGCCTTCTCCCGCATGTTCGAGCGGGACAAGACCGAGCTGCGCGAACTGGGCATTCCGCTGGAAACCGGGCGCAACAACGGCTTCGACGGGTTCGACGCCGTGGACGGCTACCGCATCGCGCGCCGCGACTACGAACTCGGCGACATCGATCTCGAACCGGACGAGGCCGCGGCCGTCGCCCTCGCCGCCCGCCTCTGGGACTCGCCGGAGCTGACGGGCGCCGCGCACAGGGCGATCATCAAGCTCCGTGCCGCCGGGGTGGACGTGGACCAGACGTCGCCCGCCATCGTCGAACCGAAGGTCCGCACGGCCGAACCGTCGTTCAGCCCGCTGCTCGGCGCGGTCCAGGCAGGCAAAGCCGTCACGTTCTCCTACCGCCGCCCGACTCCCGCCGAGCTCAGGTCCCGCACGATCGAGCCGTGGGGCGTGGTGTCGTGGCGCGGGCGTTGGTACGTCGTCGGCCACGACCGCGATCGGGGCGCGCCGCGGTGCTTCCGGCTGTCCCGGATCGTCGGCGACGTCAAGGTCGTCGGCCCGGCTGATTCCGTGCCCAGGCCCGAGAACATCAACCTGCTCGACTTCGTCGCCACGACCGGCAGCGAACCCGCGCCCGCGGCCACGGCCAAGGTGTGGGTCGCGCGGGGCAAGGCCGCCGGTGTCCGCCGCCGGGCCAAGGTGCTCGGCACGCGCCAGATCGGCGGGGTCGCCGGTGACGAGGTCGAACTGGAGCTGCGGTTCCCCGAGTCCGCCGCCTCGTGGCTGGCCGGGTTCGGCCCAGACGTGCTCGTCATCGAGCCGGAAGTGCTGCGCAAATCGGTGTACGAACGGCTGCTGGAGGCGGCGCGATGA
- a CDS encoding helix-turn-helix transcriptional regulator yields the protein MTDRLPRLLALVPYLLARPGIRVDEAAEDFGVTEKQLRKDLELLWMCGLPGYGPGDLIDLSFEGETITVAFDAGMSRPLRLTGAEATALLVALRALGETPGVVDGEAVRRAVAKIEAAAGLAQPAGVVVGLGVREGEDTAEVRRIVQGALTAQKALRITYYTASKDEITERTVDPMRLLIVEGRSYLEAWCRRADAVRLFRLDRIDEVTQLGEPAAPPPYAEPTDVSSGLFTPQPDQLVATLVLEPDARWLAEYYPVEDAEELEGGRIRVRMRYADRSWMVRLLLGQGGEVHVESPPDLADQLRTRARQALELAGNLAST from the coding sequence ATGACCGACCGCCTGCCCAGGCTCCTCGCGCTGGTGCCGTACCTGCTGGCCAGGCCCGGAATCCGGGTCGACGAGGCGGCCGAGGACTTCGGCGTGACCGAGAAGCAGCTGCGCAAGGACCTCGAACTGCTGTGGATGTGCGGTCTGCCCGGGTACGGGCCCGGTGACCTGATCGACCTGTCCTTCGAGGGCGAGACGATCACGGTCGCGTTCGACGCGGGCATGAGCCGTCCGCTGCGGCTGACCGGAGCGGAGGCAACGGCGTTGCTCGTCGCGTTGCGCGCGCTGGGGGAGACGCCGGGCGTCGTCGACGGCGAGGCTGTGCGGCGCGCGGTCGCGAAGATCGAGGCCGCGGCCGGTCTGGCCCAACCAGCCGGCGTCGTGGTGGGCCTCGGTGTGCGCGAGGGCGAGGACACCGCCGAGGTGCGCCGGATCGTGCAGGGCGCGCTGACCGCGCAGAAGGCACTGCGGATCACGTACTACACCGCGTCCAAGGACGAGATCACCGAACGGACCGTCGACCCGATGCGGCTGCTCATCGTCGAAGGCCGTTCCTACCTCGAAGCCTGGTGCCGCCGGGCCGACGCCGTGCGCCTGTTCCGGCTCGACCGCATCGACGAGGTGACGCAGCTCGGTGAACCGGCCGCGCCGCCGCCGTACGCCGAGCCCACCGACGTGTCGAGCGGCCTGTTCACGCCGCAGCCCGACCAGCTCGTGGCCACGCTCGTGCTGGAGCCGGACGCGCGGTGGCTGGCCGAGTACTACCCGGTGGAGGACGCCGAGGAGCTCGAAGGCGGCCGGATCCGGGTCCGGATGCGTTACGCCGATCGGTCATGGATGGTCCGGCTCCTGCTCGGCCAGGGCGGCGAGGTGCACGTGGAGTCGCCGCCCGATCTCGCGGACCAACTGCGGACACGTGCCCGTCAGGCGCTTGAACTGGCCGGCAACCTCGCGTCAACCTGA
- the pafA gene encoding Pup--protein ligase has protein sequence MQRRIFGIETEFGVTCTFHGQRRLSPDEVARYLFRRVVSWGRSSNVFLRNGSRLYLDVGSHPEYATAECDDLVQLVTHDKAGERILEDLLVDAERRLADEGIGGDIFLFKNNTDSAGNSYGCHENYLVTRAGEFSRIADVLLPFLVTRQLICGAGKVLQTPRGAVYCLSQRAEHIWEGVSSATTRSRPIINTRDEPHADAERYRRLHVIVGDSNMSESTTLLKVGSANLVLEMIEEGVQFRDFSLDNPIRAIREISHDLTGRRLVRLAGGREASALDIQREYYNKAVEHVARKDENPVTNRVMELWGRTLDAVENEDLSRIDREIDWAIKHRLVERYQAKHNLELSSARVAQLDLAYHDIRRGRGIFDLLQRKDLVQRVTDDGEIEAAKDTPPQTTRAKLRGDFIAAAQEAGRDFTVDWVHLKLNDQAQRTVLCKDPFRAVDERVERLIASL, from the coding sequence ATGCAGCGGCGGATCTTCGGCATCGAAACCGAGTTCGGTGTGACCTGCACCTTTCACGGCCAGCGCAGGCTGAGCCCCGACGAGGTGGCCAGGTACCTGTTCCGGCGGGTCGTGTCGTGGGGGCGTTCATCGAACGTCTTCCTGCGCAACGGCTCGCGCCTCTACCTGGACGTCGGATCGCACCCGGAGTACGCCACAGCGGAGTGTGACGACCTGGTGCAGCTGGTCACGCACGACAAGGCGGGCGAGCGAATCCTGGAGGACCTGCTCGTCGACGCCGAGCGGCGACTGGCCGACGAGGGCATCGGCGGCGACATCTTCCTGTTCAAGAACAACACGGACTCGGCGGGCAACTCCTACGGCTGCCACGAGAACTACCTGGTCACCAGGGCCGGGGAGTTCTCGCGGATAGCGGACGTGCTGTTGCCGTTCCTGGTGACCCGCCAGCTGATCTGCGGGGCGGGCAAGGTCCTGCAGACCCCGAGGGGCGCGGTCTACTGCCTGTCCCAGCGGGCGGAACACATCTGGGAGGGCGTCTCCAGCGCGACGACCAGGTCCCGGCCGATCATCAACACCCGCGACGAGCCGCACGCGGACGCCGAGCGCTACCGCAGGCTGCACGTGATCGTCGGCGACTCGAACATGTCCGAGTCGACCACCCTGCTGAAGGTGGGCAGCGCCAACCTCGTGCTGGAGATGATCGAGGAAGGCGTGCAGTTCCGGGACTTCAGCCTGGACAACCCGATCCGCGCGATCCGCGAGATCAGCCACGACCTGACCGGCAGGCGGCTGGTGCGGCTGGCAGGCGGGCGCGAGGCCTCGGCGCTGGACATCCAGCGCGAGTACTACAACAAGGCCGTCGAGCACGTCGCCCGCAAGGACGAGAACCCGGTGACGAACCGGGTGATGGAGCTGTGGGGCCGCACGCTGGACGCGGTGGAGAACGAGGACCTCTCCCGCATCGACCGCGAGATCGACTGGGCGATCAAGCACCGGCTGGTCGAGCGCTACCAGGCCAAGCACAACCTGGAGCTCTCCAGCGCCCGCGTGGCGCAGCTCGACCTCGCGTACCACGACATCAGGCGTGGCCGCGGGATCTTCGACCTGCTGCAGCGCAAGGACCTCGTCCAGCGGGTGACCGACGACGGCGAGATCGAGGCGGCCAAGGACACCCCGCCGCAGACCACCCGCGCGAAGCTGCGCGGTGACTTCATCGCCGCGGCGCAGGAAGCGGGCCGCGACTTCACTGTGGACTGGGTGCACCTGAAGCTCAACGACCAGGCTCAGCGGACCGTGCTGTGCAAGGACCCGTTCCGCGCGGTGGACGAGCGCGTCGAAAGGCTGATCGCCTCGCTCTGA
- the tatA gene encoding Sec-independent protein translocase subunit TatA, which translates to MGNLGPTELIIIAVVIILLFGAKKMPDMARSLGRSMRIIKAETKGMKQDDQADGTAQADTAATTATPAPAVTPTPAPAVPVQLPQATPAAQSDVEKMQKQIDDLQSQLKSNQTAPTQAPKNA; encoded by the coding sequence GTGGGTAACCTCGGACCGACCGAGTTGATCATCATCGCGGTGGTGATCATCCTGCTCTTCGGAGCCAAGAAGATGCCGGACATGGCCCGTTCGCTGGGTCGCTCGATGCGCATCATCAAGGCCGAGACCAAGGGCATGAAGCAGGACGACCAGGCCGACGGCACCGCCCAGGCGGACACCGCGGCGACCACCGCCACGCCCGCTCCGGCCGTGACGCCGACCCCGGCTCCCGCCGTACCGGTGCAGCTGCCGCAGGCCACGCCTGCCGCGCAGTCGGACGTCGAGAAGATGCAGAAGCAGATCGACGACCTGCAGTCGCAGCTGAAGAGCAACCAGACCGCTCCCACCCAGGCACCCAAGAACGCCTGA
- the tatC gene encoding twin-arginine translocase subunit TatC: MSLRDHLYDLRHRLTLALMFLAIGAIFGYIWWSWEIWKGGSLGNIMIAPYCELPADLRLPKDECKLIQSTPFEAFLVRLKVGLGAGAVLTSPFWLYQIWAFVAPGLYDKERKFARTFVLFASLLFVAGAFLAYYVVPQGLDVLVSFGGDQFATALRANDYFSFILVMLLIFGVSFELPLVIIMLNQTGVLSYEKLKRWRRGFFFGLFVFAAIATPGTDPFSMLALSVAMCVLFELSVQVARIHDKRKARRLAGAEEDYSNLSDDDVSPLNLQTHKDQDNQPSPTPTSPPRDDKPGYDDVT; this comes from the coding sequence ATGAGCCTGAGAGATCACCTGTACGACCTCAGGCACCGGCTGACCCTTGCCCTGATGTTCCTGGCCATCGGAGCCATCTTCGGCTACATCTGGTGGAGCTGGGAGATCTGGAAGGGCGGGTCGCTCGGCAACATCATGATCGCGCCTTACTGTGAGCTGCCCGCGGACCTGAGACTGCCCAAGGACGAGTGCAAGCTGATCCAGAGCACTCCGTTCGAGGCCTTCCTCGTCCGGTTGAAGGTCGGCCTGGGCGCCGGTGCCGTGCTCACCAGTCCGTTCTGGCTGTACCAGATCTGGGCGTTCGTCGCTCCGGGTCTGTACGACAAGGAGCGCAAGTTCGCGCGCACCTTCGTGCTGTTCGCCTCGCTGCTGTTCGTCGCCGGTGCCTTCCTGGCCTACTACGTCGTGCCGCAGGGCCTGGACGTGCTGGTCAGCTTCGGTGGTGACCAGTTCGCCACGGCGCTGCGGGCCAATGACTACTTCTCGTTCATCCTGGTGATGCTGCTGATCTTCGGGGTGAGCTTCGAGCTCCCGCTGGTGATCATCATGCTCAACCAGACCGGTGTGCTGTCGTACGAGAAGCTCAAGCGCTGGCGCCGCGGCTTCTTCTTCGGCCTGTTCGTCTTCGCCGCGATCGCGACACCGGGAACGGATCCGTTCTCGATGCTCGCCCTGTCCGTCGCGATGTGCGTCTTGTTCGAGCTGTCCGTGCAGGTCGCCCGGATCCATGACAAACGCAAGGCCCGGCGTCTGGCCGGTGCCGAGGAGGACTACTCCAACCTCAGCGACGACGACGTGTCGCCGCTGAACCTGCAGACGCACAAGGACCAGGACAACCAGCCGAGCCCGACGCCGACGTCTCCGCCAAGGGATGACAAGCCTGGCTACGACGACGTGACGTAA
- a CDS encoding bacteriophage holin, with the protein MQYIPAVVLLAVGLVVLVLVLLKTGKAARKFAVTRGHVNAEVGAATGMLKARKAALRIAVRDRFRRAEIDKSTEA; encoded by the coding sequence GTGCAATACATACCGGCCGTAGTGCTTCTGGCCGTCGGCCTGGTGGTCCTCGTCCTGGTGTTGCTGAAGACCGGCAAGGCCGCACGCAAGTTCGCGGTGACGCGTGGTCACGTGAACGCCGAGGTGGGCGCCGCGACGGGCATGCTGAAGGCCCGGAAGGCGGCATTGCGTATCGCTGTCCGTGACCGCTTTCGGCGCGCGGAGATCGATAAGTCCACGGAAGCGTGA
- the prcA gene encoding proteasome subunit alpha codes for MSMPLFASPEQLMREKSEIARKGIARGRSVVVLKYAGGVLFVAEIPAKSTLRKVSELYDRIGFAAAGRYSEFEGLRRGGIRHAELWGFAYDRRDVSARQLANVYAQSLGQIFTEQLKPYEVELCVAEVGASAEQDQMFRLTYDGSIVDESRYMVMGGNVDPIVTALKDTYSEGLELSAAVDVAVRALSKSNTPGNANSNGNGGGLLTSENLEVAVLDRARLDRARPRRAFRRIAGEALTALLPTDEPPAAAEEAPPATDK; via the coding sequence GTGAGTATGCCGCTGTTCGCCTCGCCCGAGCAGTTGATGCGGGAGAAGTCCGAGATCGCCCGCAAGGGCATCGCGCGGGGCCGCAGTGTCGTCGTGCTGAAGTACGCCGGTGGCGTGCTGTTCGTCGCGGAGATCCCGGCGAAGAGCACCCTGCGCAAGGTTTCCGAGCTCTACGACCGCATCGGGTTCGCCGCCGCGGGCCGCTACAGCGAGTTCGAGGGCCTGCGCCGCGGCGGGATCAGGCACGCCGAGCTGTGGGGTTTCGCCTACGACCGCAGGGATGTGTCCGCCCGCCAGCTCGCGAACGTCTACGCGCAGTCCCTCGGGCAGATCTTCACCGAGCAGCTCAAGCCGTACGAGGTGGAGCTGTGCGTCGCCGAGGTCGGCGCGTCGGCCGAGCAGGACCAGATGTTCCGGCTCACCTACGACGGCTCGATCGTCGACGAGTCCCGCTACATGGTGATGGGCGGCAACGTCGACCCGATCGTCACGGCGCTGAAGGACACCTACAGCGAGGGCCTGGAGCTGTCCGCCGCTGTCGACGTGGCGGTGCGTGCGCTGAGCAAGTCGAACACGCCGGGCAACGCCAACAGCAACGGCAACGGTGGTGGGCTGCTCACGTCCGAGAACCTCGAAGTCGCTGTGCTCGACCGGGCCCGGCTGGACCGGGCCCGCCCGCGCCGCGCCTTCCGCCGGATCGCGGGTGAGGCGCTGACCGCGTTGCTGCCCACCGACGAACCACCGGCCGCCGCCGAGGAAGCCCCACCGGCGACCGACAAGTAA
- a CDS encoding bifunctional phosphatase PAP2/diacylglycerol kinase family protein has translation MFRRVRRSLRDASQVDKHLVRRSAELPETTVDRAMKSLTKSANHGVLWFSVAGVLALRKGKTRRAALRGVVAIGFASASANLVGKRLFPRRRPAAELLPTYRRLTKRPTSSSFPSGHSASAVAFTTALAMESPVLGAAVLPLAAAVAYSRVHTGVHWPTDVAAGAAIGVAAGMATRRWWPMGADEPASAYPHSALPAIENGEGVLALVNPGSGVDGQDPTEQIHAHWPKATVIYPDGDLIEQLHKAIDEAEVPPKALAVAGGDGTVAAVSAVAAERHLPLVLVPAGTLNHFARDVGIDGIQSVADALSAGDGVRVDLSHVDVDDHEPRWFLNTASLGGYPDMVRLREKLTRRWGKWPAGALALVRVLSKSMPLRLTINGNPQLVWMVFVGNGSYRPKGFAPTTRPELDKGLMDVRYIRADVPFSRLRFVLGAVLGALHRSRTYCHREVQDLDVIVHGKPIRIATDGEVGPLGTRFRFSAQPAALSVYR, from the coding sequence GTGTTCCGACGGGTACGAAGATCATTGCGCGACGCTAGTCAGGTCGACAAACACCTAGTCCGCCGTAGTGCGGAGCTGCCCGAGACCACGGTCGACCGGGCGATGAAGAGCCTCACCAAGTCGGCCAACCACGGTGTTCTGTGGTTCAGCGTGGCCGGCGTGCTGGCGCTGCGGAAGGGCAAGACACGCCGGGCGGCGCTACGGGGTGTGGTCGCGATCGGCTTCGCGAGCGCCAGTGCGAACCTCGTCGGCAAACGGCTGTTCCCCCGGCGCAGACCCGCCGCTGAGTTGTTGCCCACATACCGCAGGCTCACCAAACGGCCGACGTCCTCGTCCTTCCCCTCCGGGCATTCGGCGTCGGCGGTGGCGTTCACGACCGCGCTGGCGATGGAGAGCCCGGTACTGGGCGCCGCCGTGCTGCCGCTCGCCGCGGCGGTCGCGTACTCGCGCGTCCACACCGGGGTGCACTGGCCGACGGACGTGGCCGCGGGCGCGGCGATCGGCGTCGCCGCGGGCATGGCGACCCGCCGGTGGTGGCCGATGGGCGCGGACGAACCCGCCAGCGCGTACCCGCATTCGGCGTTACCGGCGATCGAGAACGGCGAAGGCGTTCTCGCGCTCGTGAACCCCGGTTCGGGTGTCGACGGGCAGGACCCGACCGAGCAGATCCACGCGCACTGGCCGAAGGCGACCGTGATCTACCCGGACGGCGACCTGATCGAGCAGCTGCACAAGGCGATCGACGAGGCCGAGGTCCCGCCGAAGGCCCTCGCGGTCGCGGGCGGCGACGGCACGGTCGCGGCGGTCTCCGCGGTCGCGGCCGAACGGCACCTGCCGCTCGTCCTCGTGCCCGCGGGAACCCTCAACCACTTCGCCAGGGACGTCGGCATCGACGGCATCCAGAGCGTCGCCGACGCGCTGTCGGCCGGGGATGGCGTGCGCGTCGACCTCAGCCACGTCGACGTCGACGACCACGAGCCGCGCTGGTTCCTCAACACGGCCAGCCTCGGCGGCTACCCCGACATGGTGCGGCTTCGCGAGAAACTGACCCGGCGCTGGGGCAAGTGGCCCGCCGGGGCGCTCGCGCTCGTCCGCGTGCTGTCGAAGTCGATGCCGCTGCGGCTGACCATCAACGGCAACCCGCAGCTGGTCTGGATGGTGTTCGTCGGCAACGGCTCCTACCGGCCGAAGGGGTTCGCCCCGACCACGCGCCCCGAGCTGGACAAGGGCCTGATGGACGTCCGGTACATCCGCGCCGACGTGCCGTTCTCCCGCCTGCGGTTCGTGCTGGGCGCCGTGCTCGGCGCGTTGCACCGCAGCCGGACCTACTGCCACCGGGAGGTCCAGGACCTGGACGTGATCGTGCACGGCAAACCGATCCGGATCGCCACCGACGGCGAGGTCGGCCCGCTGGGCACCAGGTTCCGCTTCAGTGCCCAGCCGGCCGCGTTGAGCGTCTACCGCTAG
- the eccCb gene encoding type VII secretion protein EccCb, which translates to MTGRRIALLVATSEHIDPTLREPRVLSGDGRRLRDLLLDPEVGGFDEVVLVANESKSGIEREAERLLRGCTPEDTVLVHMTGRGFMNHYSHLFFATVSTDVTLPYSTAVPSLVLWHLLFQSQAGVKVLLLDCAIHFPMNIDDYFGDSAYTFSATNQLTATLVRGLETGAADTDGDGQISVNDVAEYLGRELTGGWSARAGQFDVNTPIAKARGGAPVPVLIDYTEGTGKPDLATVLGLSSATEFDPRQAWRRRPENERFRAPVGIDGDGRKVELDLKMGPMDGMGPHGLVVGAAGSGKSELLRTVVLAMAATHATDAVNFVFVDCGSGGTFQGMETMPQVSATVTGLGDDQWQIRRLQDALAGEADRRQQLLRNAGSFRTFWDYERARENGADLDPLPALLIVIDEFAALLAARPAFRDLLITLGRVGGSLGIHLLLAGEEFDQDVVKALDARLTYRIGLRTATAEQSTAVIGVPDAAELPEEPGAAYLKTDKALVRFNTVPVSVPVDTSPQAASVLDVLVSAMAGQAPSAYAVWLPPMDSSYPLDMLLAPLDSVPERGLAPTNSPWIGGLQTPVGLIDKPYEQRRDQLWTDFAGPAGHGAVVGAPGAGKSALLRTLVLSMALTHTPLEAQFHCVDLGGGTLAPLGDLPHVGAVVSAADKELAQRVVRELTSLVADRERRFREQAIDSMAVFRERKRDKRVSNDQLGDVFLVVDGWKAFGQQFPELEAQVLTLFANGLAYGVHVIVSAQRWADIPPATKDLIGTRFELRLADPAETDTHAQNAADVPTDRPGAGLTRDSLHFRAGLPRIDGSMQAEDVDAGLRDALDKIRQHWHGQTPPLVRAERYVGVSRRYPIGAHATSKQPVFVDFDADPHLLVYGDSESGKTNVLRSIVRAVTQHSTDKEALFMLVDYRRSMLGFIDGSHLLAYAISPMQLDQNMPDVVTSLRKRLPGGDVTPEQLRNRSWWTGPELYLIVDDYDLLARNGETPLSPLRDLLPYGRDVGLHLILARRRVPGQPRLFDPVIEQLERLDTPAVLLGANEDESDPKVLPPPNAVLSGKSGRQPIEVTWINPDQANP; encoded by the coding sequence GTGACAGGACGCCGTATCGCGTTGCTGGTCGCAACGAGCGAACACATCGATCCGACTCTGCGGGAGCCGCGTGTGCTCTCCGGCGACGGCAGGCGGCTGCGGGACCTGCTGCTCGACCCGGAGGTGGGCGGGTTCGACGAGGTCGTCCTCGTGGCGAACGAGTCCAAGTCGGGCATCGAACGCGAAGCCGAGCGCCTGCTGCGCGGGTGTACCCCCGAGGACACGGTGTTGGTCCACATGACCGGCCGTGGCTTCATGAACCACTACAGCCACCTGTTCTTCGCCACCGTCAGCACCGACGTGACGTTGCCGTACTCGACGGCCGTGCCGTCCCTGGTGCTCTGGCACCTGCTGTTCCAGTCCCAGGCCGGGGTGAAGGTGCTCCTGCTGGACTGCGCCATCCACTTCCCGATGAACATCGACGACTACTTCGGCGACAGCGCGTACACGTTCTCGGCGACGAACCAGCTCACCGCGACGCTGGTGCGCGGTCTCGAAACCGGCGCGGCCGACACGGACGGCGACGGCCAGATCTCGGTCAACGACGTGGCGGAGTACCTCGGGCGGGAACTGACGGGCGGGTGGAGCGCCCGCGCGGGCCAGTTCGACGTCAACACCCCGATAGCGAAGGCACGCGGCGGTGCCCCGGTACCGGTCCTCATCGACTACACCGAGGGCACGGGCAAACCCGACCTGGCCACGGTGCTCGGGTTGTCGTCCGCGACGGAGTTCGACCCCAGGCAGGCGTGGCGGCGACGCCCGGAGAACGAGCGGTTCCGGGCGCCGGTCGGTATCGACGGCGACGGGCGGAAGGTCGAGCTCGACCTGAAGATGGGACCGATGGACGGCATGGGCCCGCACGGCCTCGTCGTCGGCGCCGCGGGGTCCGGCAAGTCGGAGTTGCTGCGCACGGTCGTGCTGGCGATGGCCGCGACCCACGCGACGGACGCGGTCAACTTCGTCTTCGTCGACTGCGGTTCAGGCGGCACCTTCCAGGGCATGGAGACCATGCCGCAGGTGTCGGCGACGGTGACCGGTCTCGGTGACGACCAATGGCAGATCCGCAGGTTGCAGGACGCCCTGGCCGGTGAGGCCGACAGGCGCCAGCAGCTGCTGCGGAACGCGGGCAGCTTCCGCACCTTCTGGGACTACGAGCGGGCCAGGGAGAACGGTGCCGACCTGGATCCGTTGCCCGCGCTGCTGATCGTGATCGACGAGTTCGCCGCTCTGCTCGCGGCCCGGCCCGCCTTCCGGGATCTGCTGATCACGCTCGGCCGGGTGGGCGGATCGCTGGGGATCCACCTGCTGCTGGCCGGGGAGGAGTTCGACCAGGACGTCGTGAAGGCGCTGGACGCACGGCTGACGTACCGGATCGGCTTGCGGACGGCCACAGCGGAGCAGTCCACCGCCGTGATCGGCGTCCCGGACGCGGCCGAACTGCCGGAGGAACCCGGTGCTGCCTACCTGAAGACCGACAAGGCTTTGGTCCGTTTCAACACGGTGCCGGTCTCCGTACCCGTGGACACCTCGCCGCAGGCCGCTTCCGTGCTCGACGTCCTGGTGTCCGCGATGGCCGGCCAGGCACCGAGTGCGTACGCGGTGTGGTTGCCGCCGATGGACTCCTCGTATCCGCTGGACATGCTGCTGGCTCCGCTGGACTCGGTCCCGGAACGCGGCTTGGCGCCGACCAACTCGCCGTGGATCGGCGGGCTGCAGACGCCCGTCGGCCTCATCGACAAACCGTACGAGCAGCGCCGCGACCAGCTGTGGACGGACTTCGCCGGTCCCGCGGGCCACGGCGCGGTGGTCGGGGCGCCCGGGGCGGGCAAGTCGGCGCTGCTGCGCACCCTGGTGCTGTCGATGGCGTTGACGCACACCCCGCTGGAAGCGCAGTTCCACTGCGTCGACCTCGGCGGCGGCACGCTCGCGCCCCTCGGTGACCTGCCGCACGTCGGCGCCGTGGTCTCGGCCGCCGACAAGGAACTCGCTCAGCGAGTCGTCCGCGAACTCACGTCGCTGGTCGCTGACCGGGAGCGGCGGTTCCGCGAACAAGCCATCGACTCGATGGCCGTGTTCCGTGAGCGCAAACGGGACAAGCGCGTCAGCAACGACCAGTTGGGTGACGTGTTCCTGGTCGTGGACGGCTGGAAGGCGTTCGGCCAGCAGTTCCCCGAGCTCGAGGCCCAGGTCCTCACCCTGTTCGCCAACGGCCTCGCGTACGGCGTGCACGTGATCGTGTCGGCGCAGCGGTGGGCCGACATCCCACCGGCGACGAAGGACCTGATCGGCACGAGGTTCGAGCTGCGCCTCGCCGATCCGGCCGAGACCGACACGCACGCCCAGAACGCGGCGGACGTGCCCACCGACCGGCCGGGTGCCGGTCTGACCAGGGACAGCCTGCACTTCCGCGCCGGCCTGCCACGTATCGACGGCTCGATGCAGGCCGAGGACGTGGACGCGGGCCTGCGGGACGCGTTGGACAAGATCCGTCAGCACTGGCACGGTCAGACGCCGCCGTTGGTGCGTGCCGAGCGGTACGTGGGCGTCAGCAGGCGGTATCCGATCGGTGCGCACGCCACAAGCAAGCAGCCTGTGTTCGTCGACTTCGACGCCGATCCACACCTGCTTGTGTACGGCGACAGCGAATCGGGCAAGACGAACGTGCTGCGCTCCATCGTGCGTGCCGTCACGCAGCACAGCACCGACAAAGAAGCGCTGTTCATGCTCGTCGACTACCGCCGCTCGATGCTCGGCTTCATCGACGGTTCGCACCTGCTGGCCTACGCGATCTCGCCGATGCAGCTGGATCAGAACATGCCGGACGTCGTCACGTCGCTGCGCAAACGGCTGCCCGGCGGCGATGTCACTCCCGAGCAGCTCAGGAACCGCTCGTGGTGGACTGGCCCGGAGCTCTACCTGATCGTCGACGACTACGACCTGCTCGCCCGCAACGGCGAGACCCCGCTGAGCCCGTTGCGCGACCTGCTGCCGTACGGCCGGGACGTCGGCCTGCACCTGATCCTGGCCCGGCGCCGGGTGCCCGGGCAGCCGCGGTTGTTCGACCCGGTCATCGAGCAGCTCGAAAGGCTCGACACCCCGGCCGTGCTGCTGGGCGCGAACGAGGACGAGAGCGACCCGAAGGTGCTCCCGCCCCCGAACGCGGTGCTGTCCGGCAAATCCGGCAGGCAGCCGATCGAGGTGACCTGGATCAACCCGGATCAGGCCAATCCCTAG